The genomic region TGTAAATGTGgttgacaaaataatcagtAGAGTACAATTCCATAACACCTGGGAAAACTAGTAATGGTCCTTGAACAAAATCCCAGGAGTCTTGCTGGATGCTGAATAGTGCAGACAACCATGGTAAAAGAACTAAGGCACTTCGTCTTAAGATGAAATAatactattatttatttattcctcaAACATATAGGTGaacaaacagagcaacacaTCAAACTCTAGGTCTTCATCAAGGTCTGACAAACACATGATCACTTACTAAATGGATTTGCACtaagattgttttgtcaactatTGTTACCAAAGTCAAGAATGGACTTCTGTTGATTGTTTTGGCCAATTAATGCAGGTCTGTTTAATTGTTTTGGCAGATGAATATgccataaacacaacactgacatattatcacctttttaaagttttaaacaaTAACTCACTTATTTTGTCAATCTCTTGTTTGGTGAGAGCAGTGAGCATGAACTGATAAGTTGCAGGACGGAAAACCTCatgtataaatactgtatgtgggtATTTTCATCCTCATCACCTGTGTCCTTTGACTTTTGTTCCCTCAGACATGGATTCCCAGGTGGTTGCAGTCATCTTAGTGAGCCTGGTGCCTCTGCTGGTCATGGCTGTTGTCGTCATCACTTCCTTCTACTGCTATCGGGTTTACCGCCAGCGGCAAGCCAGTTCCAGACGCAAGAAGGGTCCTCCACTGGACTTCAGCGATGCTCACGCCATCATGATAGACGACGAAGGTTCAGACAGCAGCTCTACACTCGCCAACAATCTCAACCACAACACCGAGCTGCTGCCCATCGAGCTCGACGTTCTGGTCGGGAAAGGACGCTTTGCGGAAGTTTACAAAGCTAAACTGAAGCAGGGCTCCTCAGTCAGCGAGGAGCAGGGCTTTGAGACAGTGGCCATTAAGATTTTCCCATATGAGGAGTACGCCTCCTGGAAAAATGAGAAGGACATCTTCTCAGATGCAGACTTGAGACATGACAATGTGCTTCACTTCTTGACAGCAGAGGAGCGGAAGGTGCAGAGACAGTACTGGCTGATTACAGCCTACCAGCCAAGAGGAAATCTTCAAGAGTACCTGACTCATCATATCATCAATTGGCACGACCTGTGGCTGCTCGGGAGTTCATTAGCCCGTGGAGTGGCTCACCTTCACAGCGACCACACCTCCTGTGGTCGCTACAAGGTGGCAATCGCGCACAGGGACATTAAGAGCTCCAACATACTCGTGAAAAACGACCTGACCTGCTGCCTGTGTGACTTTGGCCTTGCTCTCCGGCTGGACAACACTCTGTCTGTGGATGAGCTAGCCAACAGTGGGCAGGTAAAGCTCTCTAATCCTaaatttggggatttttttttttctttttgggttCCATTTAGCTTTTGATCCCTTCAGAGATAAGAAATAAATCTTCTCATGTTGTAATTTGCACTGGCACCCCAGACACAGGCCATTCCAAGCCCTGCCATATATTTCTTTGAAGATATTTATCAGACCCTGAACAGAGCCATACTATCAATCAAATTTTTCATTTCTGATCCGCATCACTCAGGGACAGCGTCTCTAAATATTTGGCATTCTCTGCAGTATATATTATTCCCAGATGGATAATGCTGATAGAAATAGTGCTATAATTCTTCTTAGGTTGTCATTTTATTATAGTTGCAAGGCAAACAGACTTGATTGATTCTTAATGGACTCGTTACGCTGATGTAATAGGCCAGAGCCATATTAGACCGTGTTATGAAAATGACTCATTATAAAAAGGCCTCACCCTTTGCTGTGCAGAACACCTAATGCATTGTAAATGCTCTTAATGCATCTGGAGGAAGCTCCAGTGaacacattttccaaagcagTAATTATGTGAAGACGAGCAATGTGTTGTTAAGCTCTAAGCTAcctttgtttttccagttaTTTAATACATCAAACATGTTTTGATTCACATAAATGTGATATGACATCTCACTGCAGTACAAAATTACCACCTGTCTTACCACCCAAGATTAATGCTGCTGAATAGCTCTTACTGCTAAGATGTTCTGCTTGGCTTGGCTTTTTCCAACTAAACTACTCCCTTATTTTGTGGTTTATATGCAGCTCCCTGTCTTAAGccatacaaaacaatattatGCGTTCTCAtatcatttatcatcatcatggGTATCAAGGCCTTCAGTGACATAGATCTAtgtctccttttctccttttttctcagGTGGGTACAGCCAGGTACATGGCCCCAGAGGTGTTGGAGTCGAGAATCAACCTAGAAAACATTGAGTCTTTCAAACAGGCCGATGTTTACTCCATGGCTCTCGTGTTGTGGGAGCTCATCTCCAGGTGTAGTGCAATTGGAGGTAAGATGAAGTGCTGCAGATCCtttctaaaaacatttcaggCTGTTCAGATCTGTGCTGTGTATTGAAAGCACACAGCATGAACAGGTTAATGTGCTGTGCTTCAGATCACAATCACAGATTTCATGATTGCAAAAAGAGTTGATGGGATGCCTCAGTGAGAGAAATTACTACAGTTAATGTAATTATTAGATCAATATTTGAATTTGAAGGGTAATAAAGCAGCTTTAGAGGGAAACTGCTGAAAgctaatatttttaaatgtttagatgtttcttttttatgcCAAATAATTTCATCCAAATGAGCCGCGTGACCGTGGGACATCAAAGCCTCCAGTGAAACCTAATcaaaatattttgctgtttttaggTTGAGCAACTTTTAGTAAACTGATAAATTAGGCTTTCAATGAAttattaatcaaaataaaacattactgaAGGCTTATGTCAATAAATAAAAGCTTGAAAAAAGATCAAATTTTCGATTACAGTATTTAGCTACGTTCAAGGAGGAATACAGGCCAAAGTCAGTTTAGCTATACCACACAGGAAATATGAGATTAAGTATTTATGTTACCCATCTGGCTTCCTCTCTGTAGAGAAGTTAAAATTCTGAGACAACTAGAGAGCAGCAGGGCTGACATCAGTGTCTCACTCAGAAATACCACAGtagatatttgttttcatttaggtTTTGAGCACTACCTGAAAAATTGACTACAagtagttttggtttcacaggAGGTTATATGTGGTACTATTTCTCGGCCCGGGGCTCAGTAACATCCTGTAGTCTCACAGTCACCGCAAGGTTGCCAGGTAACCAGCAAAGACTCCATGAAGTCCCTGCCAAAATAATAGCCAAGCTCATAAGCCCAGCCAGACAGACATTTGAGTGgtattcattttctcctttaattCTCAACAAGAATCAcctatttcccaaaatgttgaactgtacCTTTAATCAGTATTTCACCTTGCTTCTCTCAGCAGTCTCTTTGTGTATTATGATCAGTTATGTTTTGTGGACACCTGATCTAAAAatgatatttgtgtttctgttgccaATAATGTGTTGCCCCCTCTGTACACACAGTAAACATCACTTGTGACCTTTAGTTAATAATTGAGATAACCCACGTTTTCCCTGGTAATTTAGAGATTAGCCCGGGTCGTAAAGCGTAAAGGAAATCAATGGCAGCACTGATTGATGAAACTCCCATTGGAGCCTGTGTAAAGATCCCCAGAAatactgtaaaaagaaaaattgcCTCTGCAGCTCACTTGACCTCTGAGGAATACAAGCACATTGACGCCTTTGCCAATTAGGTGCCCAGTGACCAACTCCACCTTGAGCTCACACAGTAGATGTGTGACGCTGTGTGACAGGACTTATGTGTCTGTCCTCCACGTCCCATTAATCACTGTGGGAACAAAATCTAaaagtgacaaacacacaatccaTCTTGTAGAAGTCTCAAGGATCAGCTTTCACTTTACTAATGTACCGTTACTTGTGTTTGTCATTCTGTAGCAAAAACAAGGCCAGGATATGTGCAAATAATAGAAATGGGTGATTATCTGAAGGCGAACCACAGGGCAGTATTTCACGTCGACAgtcagtcatttgttttcacttccctttagtgtctctgtggtccagtttgtttctgtgactgctCCTGTCTCCATTGTGTCAGAGCAGTGATTGAAAGCCGGGTTCGGGCATGAACACTTCTACTTGGGCGTTTTCCTGTTTTGCCCCCACGTTACCCCCCCCAGGGGGCCCCCTTGAAATGTATCGCACAGTCACACTTCCCAAGAGTactctgaaggaaaaaaaaaacacgtccAAGTGACCCACAATCCCCTTTGCTTTCCTTCCCAACAGTTAGAATATGTGTGCCCAGCGGGTACacctttgaaaacaaaatagacTATTTCCTGTTTTGCAAAGAGCACAATCCCAAGACACACTGTTTTTAGCATGAAGTTAACTTTGTGAGTATAGGATGTCTCGCTTGTATGAGGATGTCTTGTGGCTACTGTCTCTTGAGAGCGGACCAGACAGGATACATGTTGGTAGAGATGGACTAAACGAACCCAGGCCCACTGGATAAAGGTTAGTGCGGCTTCGCTTGGCTTCCTCTTGAGGGACAACAGCTTTATTCATCCCACTCATTTTCCCCCATCCATTTCATTCACTTCTGAGTTTATGCTTATGAGTCTTCCAGTCCCCAACCGTTCATTTATCTAGATCTCAACAAATAGGAACACTGTAGACGGCAGCAAAAGTTATTTTAAACCCAGTTTAACCACATTTTTCTGAATGTCCTTGCACAGAAACTCCCTGTCATTCTTTGCCTCTAAACTTGACACTCAACTGTGTCTCTAcatttctctccccctctctgtgcCTGTCTTTTTCCTCCTACCCTGAGGCAGGTGAGGCAGCAATTAATTACTCTCACAGCACCGCAACactgcagacagtcagacagacagagacaggcgAGCGTAGATTTACTGGAGAAAGGGGAAACAGAGGGGTTCCCGTCCCACCCCTGGACCAGAATAGAGACTAAAGATAGAAGCTGCTGGGGTAGTTCATGTGTTCTCTGTATATATCTCTGTCCACTTTTTCTAGACTTGGCAATTCCCCTGAGACGAGCGGAGGGGTGACGTCTGTAGTTCATTAAGTTGAAAACCAAAATGATGACAAGACGTTCTCACGCTGAAAGGTTAAAATGtcgtacaaacacacaaatcctCCCTACCTTAATAAATCCTGAGCAAGGTGGGAAGAATAAGAAATGAGATGCTGTAATTTGGTTTTGCTTCACTGGCAGCTAAAAATCTCCTTGCAGATAGTAGGCTGGCAGAAATCTGGTATTGATTGTGGAGTCAGAGCACCATGAGAGTAAAACTGATGTTTACAGACAGAGTGTGCTTAAAAAGTTTCATGCTTTAACGCCGCCAGTCTCTTGTTTTTCCTGAAGTTGCCAAGTTGTCCCTGGAGGTCGGTGAGTCACTCATGACTCTCTGAGAACTCACCTCACTTGAGACAAAATATGAACACatgtgaatgcacacacacacacagtgggaatGACACATCCTAGGGCATCATTATAATGACCTGGGTGAAACCTTGGTTTCCtatattctcttttttctctcatgccacctgcctgtgtgtgtgtgtctgtagaaGACAGATGTCTGATCAGCTATCTCAGAGTCTCAGCGTTTCAGTGGCTGGCAGCCACATAGCCGCTCTGTCAGTGTTTCCGGGGCTGTGGTCTGATCTGAGATCTGCCAGGCAGGAAGAACACAGCCGTCTGTCGACAGTGCCAGTCAGCCAGCCATGAGCCATCATTTTGCTTTCTTTATCTTCCAAGACTatgaagacagaggaagagttAGAGTGAGAGGGAAACGGTAGAGATCAACACAcctcacagaggaggaaaagctgGACTTAAGGCTCAGGCCTTtttatctctgcctctgttccCTAAAATGTCTCTCCTGTATAATTTAGCTGGTCCAGATTTAGGGCTTGGAAAGCCTATGAGGGCGTTTCTCAGGCGGGTGGGGCTAAGTAGTGGGATAATAGTGGAGTGGTGTTGAACGCgaagctgcagacagagaaatgcCTTCGGTCCCTAGAGGCAGAGGTTGGGCTagactggagaggagggaggagaggttaGGGCAGCTGCTCTCCAGATGTCAGACCATCAACTCCTGAAGGACTGGAGGGCCTGTTGGGctggagtgtgtgcatgtgtgtggggtCTGCCATAATCCACATTTGGGGTAACTCGGAACTTCAAACCACTTGATCAGGAATGAATTGGGGGACAGAATGTGTGTGCCCAATTTGGTTTCACTGAAGTTGCATCCAGCGTGAGCTAAAATAGCTTTGGTCATCTTTTAATGGGGTTAGGTGAAGGTTAGGGTATGTATCAGCTATAGTTAATGGTAGGGTAAGCCTCCAGGGTAAGTCAAAGCCATATGTTCAGAAGTAAGTTCTGCTAA from Lates calcarifer isolate ASB-BC8 linkage group LG3, TLL_Latcal_v3, whole genome shotgun sequence harbors:
- the LOC108889085 gene encoding TGF-beta receptor type-2 isoform X2, with translation MKVKRLCKFCDVQATTCTGKGSCKVDCEITSICPHDEDVCVSIWRKKDDNITFDTVCHNPAQKLYGLILEDYNNSKCEMKERKGMGSQFFICSCSEDECNEHVFFNSNMDSQVVAVILVSLVPLLVMAVVVITSFYCYRVYRQRQASSRRKKGPPLDFSDAHAIMIDDEGSDSSSTLANNLNHNTELLPIELDVLVGKGRFAEVYKAKLKQGSSVSEEQGFETVAIKIFPYEEYASWKNEKDIFSDADLRHDNVLHFLTAEERKVQRQYWLITAYQPRGNLQEYLTHHIINWHDLWLLGSSLARGVAHLHSDHTSCGRYKVAIAHRDIKSSNILVKNDLTCCLCDFGLALRLDNTLSVDELANSGQVGTARYMAPEVLESRINLENIESFKQADVYSMALVLWELISRCSAIGEVKEYEPPFGNLREHPCVESMKDSVLRDRGRPEIPNSWINHTGIQMVCASIEDCWDHDPEARLTAQCVAERFDDMEYLDKLSDRSDSEEKIPEEIFVVDEK
- the LOC108889085 gene encoding TGF-beta receptor type-2 isoform X1, translated to MELLRFSAFWCGTILFGSILLGDTEASIMKVKRLCKFCDVQATTCTGKGSCKVDCEITSICPHDEDVCVSIWRKKDDNITFDTVCHNPAQKLYGLILEDYNNSKCEMKERKGMGSQFFICSCSEDECNEHVFFNSNMDSQVVAVILVSLVPLLVMAVVVITSFYCYRVYRQRQASSRRKKGPPLDFSDAHAIMIDDEGSDSSSTLANNLNHNTELLPIELDVLVGKGRFAEVYKAKLKQGSSVSEEQGFETVAIKIFPYEEYASWKNEKDIFSDADLRHDNVLHFLTAEERKVQRQYWLITAYQPRGNLQEYLTHHIINWHDLWLLGSSLARGVAHLHSDHTSCGRYKVAIAHRDIKSSNILVKNDLTCCLCDFGLALRLDNTLSVDELANSGQVGTARYMAPEVLESRINLENIESFKQADVYSMALVLWELISRCSAIGEVKEYEPPFGNLREHPCVESMKDSVLRDRGRPEIPNSWINHTGIQMVCASIEDCWDHDPEARLTAQCVAERFDDMEYLDKLSDRSDSEEKIPEEIFVVDEK